One part of the Dysidea avara chromosome 10, odDysAvar1.4, whole genome shotgun sequence genome encodes these proteins:
- the LOC136236301 gene encoding bromodomain adjacent to zinc finger domain protein 2B-like, protein METLEATGGREQVQYQFAGPMLPSTQLLPGNFLQASGMATLVMGAGGQPGAGIQLAGHPGAGLQYGGLPMQAVLIPSPDGSLQLAYQMAQPMDNTQLQYQFISQPVVQEAATSAPAVVAAPAITPTVVHVEEPEAVENVTNEVNSQHAVYEIEEVEQPIHPQPRHLQPPQLQQRLKSEEPLPPTITSNPTLDDPQRQCIIEFVDAVSPRPEQTQQHIASISYHQHTSPQPPEESSSPTMKLKVANQRKYVDDSLDDEKFKAPLREGWGRHVKLRTISGLLRAEVIYITPAGRKLRTYGEVERALEVMDTNMTKENFSFSNKLQVGTFFLPCESQGGAPREASLEQVAQYKADIKASRIKGGGGRRGVMFIHQSLPGNGSTNPSTTKRRGRPKKNKVLGYPQQTVVTTTAPVVSSVIKDTASCSNNDEDGPLSPTPLQIDLAPSLSPKREERSLHQQQQPSIMQTTTVTVPVDEVATVAPPLPIVTKKRKPRKVENMTKMSFGEQARSIEAGLKVKRRRGRKSKALSILPQRSTVLKDSLSADVAAVMASGGVAMGGAEQSIICDTPTGSQHSNVEKKQRRNMLLMKAQADRAKKRAEARRAMSAMKREEAVQQRNEKRLQQKKLEEQRRMIARRQEEEERLILRQRLAIMKQEEAAKREQENAQRLLDRMAMFQAEEERRMAMHQWEMLKAHQLKKPTEDLSLKETEELPVLKPLQNFSLTSDTFADLLMAVEFGHAFSGFLEIDHVPTLRELYLSLQNDHNNILTRYFIALLKKCISYSPNGANLESGQPLAEVDVNDETVSELLRCYIAASGNENTKEVTEVLCRAPLTKLPPSVKMSTMVFLINDLLSSQALCREIDSKMERSSYLRREKWKVSIKLKRYRLALSSQKGPDNVAGSSGVGSGGMLMFPKFGVTKRLPRGRPPKRPFQDYMLDMEETSDEELDDDPKDDNATTTEDHLDDGYEEDESDEEVPSEQAELVKRIKQLKEKFVLLRTVISNASQSVRTFSLGSDRYTRSYWFLPNSGGIFVEGMDSSTLSIKKKAQKLSVIEEGSAGINPVGSKRKLSVKAEHCDDDDVFEKPVKKMKENETEAASTSLPLMSDASCQTNPHNEVTLNHSYSPTSSPSPLSTCNEPHPSSSNDCTPQSKSAHTKSPQPMRSCVITGHGSQSPEATRDRSVDRVTESNTQRSTPTEEAADAQNAQNSMYVDAQPTVAYLSNGQLVYSTMPQGSVQYVVPHQGGSYMLQEQPQIQTGQLIQGPDGVQYLAVHPQNNMMTQAYIQMENGEQQLCMVTNGGVANDGTVDDGNIYTMSVPPMEAMNNEIESLPYRKDILLLMLEMPVLRQPAKEEKDTGPSLGELLAHVDPNITNGWKQIMSVTELEEFTKKLCLRGYREKHLFRSLTKHKEIITKTLKEKEIDETNPCDGEEPLTDQYTIPDQKMSPMRQRSCSVDSEPMLTIDDSEVDVEGDVNDVAVKSELRILELAEQLEERLFVAFLHSKGAEQSEPIVEKLKQEFRGGEMASLRPLYKAINCIMKVEAILDRKFLKPPFRETIKPPGPGRRPLKKEGPRLNDTDTAELKAWQEAVLSCQTASQLAVCMNLLDKRIIAWEKSTTKLFCSECRRGDNESLLLLCDGCDKGRHTYCCTPNLEEVPAGDWYCPDCVDAGSRVCSICDNKGNFLIQCTVCSQTFHKHCLIIPPKKDCVRIWKCPQCKKHLRKNKASKAPEPSVAESEYPSKKRSHKEETNLCRTILRLMLRHEDALPFLTPVDKKKFPGYFKVITHPMDFKTMKQKLDSNKYPNKESFVADAQLIFANCEYYNEDDSEIGKLGHRMRAFFEKKWAELLRSS, encoded by the exons ATGGAGACACTTGAAGCAACAGGAGGAAGAGAACAAG TGCAATACCAGTTTGCTGGACCGATGCTACCATCTACTCAGTTACTACCTGGGAACTTTTTGCAAGCATCCGGCATGGCTACTCTTGTTATGGGAGCAGGGGGTCAGCCGGGTGCAGGGATACAATTGGCAGGCCATCCTGGAGCTGGTCTACAATATGGTGGTTTGCCGATGCAAGCGGTTCTCATTCCATCTCCAGACGGGAGCCTACAATTGGCCTATCAGATGGCCCAACCAATGGACAACACTCAATTACAATACCAGTTCATTAGCCAACCTGTTGTACAAGAAGCTGCTACTTCTGCACCAGCAGTGGTGGCAGCACCGGCTATCACTCCAACTGTAGTTCATGTAGAAGAGCCTGAAGCAGTTGAGAATGTCACCAATGAAGTGAATAGCCAACATGCAGTGTATGAGATTGAAGAGGTGGAACAGCCGATACACCCTCAGCCGCGGCATCTGCAGCCACCTCAATTACAACAGAGACTGAAATCAGAAGAACCATTGCCGCCCACGATCACCAGTAATCCAACGCTGGATGATCCACAACGACAGTGTATCATTGAATTTGTGGACGCCGTATCACCTCGTCCTGAGCAAACACAACAACACATTGCTAGTATAAGTTACCATCAACACACATCACCTCAGCCGCCAGAGGAATCGTCTTCCCCGACTATGAAACTAAAAG TTGCTAACCAGCGCAAGTATGTGGATGACTCACTTGATGATGAGAAATTTAAAGCACCACTGAGAGAAGG TTGGGGAAGACATGTCAAGTTGAGGACAATATCTGGACTGCTCCGTGCCGAAGTTATTTACATAACTCCAGCTGGCCGCAAGTTGAGGACTTACGGAGAAGTAGAACGGGCCCTCGAGGTGATGGACACTAACATGACTAAAGAGAACTTTAGCTTCAGTAACAAATTGCAAGTTGGCACCTTTTTTTTGCCATGCGAGTCACAG GGTGGTGCCCCTCGGGAAGCTTCATTGGAGCAAGTAGCCCAGTATAAAGCAGACATTAAAGCGTCTCGTATAAAGGGTGGTGGAGGAAGACGTGGTGTGATGTTCATCCATCAATCACTACCTGGAAATGGTAGTACTAATCCATCGACAACCAAGAGACGAGGTCGACCaaagaaaaataaagtacttggGTACCCTCAGCAGACGGTGGTGACCACAACTGCACCAGTTGTATCATCAGTGATCAAGGACACTGCAAGCTGCAGCAACAATGATGAGGATGGACCCCTGAGCCCCACCCCTTTGCAGATAGACCTTGCTCCTAGCCTATCCCCCAAACGTGAGGAAAGAAGCTTGCACCAACAGCAGCAACCGTCAATAATGCAAACCACAACAGTTACTGTGCCAGTTGATGAGGTGGCAACTGTTGCTCCACCACTGCCAATTGTTACAAAGAAGAGGAAACCCAGGAAGGTAGAGAACATGACAAAGATGTCATTTGGTGAGCAAGCCAGATCAATAGAAGCAG GTCTAAAAGTTAAGAGGAGAAGAGGAAGGAAATCTAAGGCATTGTCCATTCTACCTCAACGCTCTACTGTATTGAAGGATTCCTTGTCAGCTGACGTGGCTGCTGTCATGGCATCTGGTGGTGTGGCTATGGGTGGGGCTGAACAAAGCATCATTTGTGACACACCCACAGGCAGCCAACATTCTAATGTAGAAAAAAAGCAACGTCGGAATATGCTACTGATGAAGGCTCAAGCAGATAGAGCAAAGAAACGTGCTGAG GCTAGAAGAGCAATGTCAGCAATGAAACGAGAGGAGGCAGTTCAGCAGAGAAACGAAAAACGACTACAGCAGAAGAAACTGGAAGAGCAGCGTCGAATGATAGCCAGACGTCAAGAAGAAGAGGAGAGGCTCATCTTAAGACAGCGACTGGCCATCATGAAACAAGAAGAGGCGGCAAAACGTGAACAAGAAAACGCTCAGAGATTGTTGGACAGAATGGCCATGTTTCAAGCTGAGGAAGAAAGAAGAATG GCTATGCATCAATGGGAAATGTTGAAGGCACACCAGCTGAAGAAGCCAACAGAGGATTTATCTTTGAAAGAAACGgag GAGCTACCTGTATTAAAGCCTCTGCAGAATTTCTCCCTAACTTCAGACACATTTGCCGATTTACTGATGGCAGTGGAGTTTGGGCATGCCTTTAGTGGATTTCTAGAAATAG ACCATGTTCCTACACTGCGGGAATTGTACTTGTCACTTCAGAATGATCACAACAATATTCTCACTAGATATTTCATTGCTTTACTGAAGAAATGTATCAGTTACTCTCCTAAT GGTGCCAATCTTGAATCAGGCCAGCCCCTCGCTGAAGTTGATGTAAATGATGAAACAGTGTCAGAGTTATTGAGATGTTACATTGCTGCATCAGGAAACGAGAACACAAAAGAA GTTACTGAGGTGTTGTGCCGAGCTCCCCTGACCAAGTTGCCTCCCAGTGTCAAGATGTCAACCATGGTTTTTCTCATCAATGATCTTCTGTCAAGTCAAGCTCTGTGCAG AGAGATAGATTCTAAGATGGAGAGGTCTTCATACCTGCGGCGAGAGAAGTGGAAAGTTAGCATCAAGTTGAAGCGATACCGTCTGGCATTGAGCTCCCAGAAGGGACCAGACAATGTAGCTGGCAGTAGTGGTGTTGGTAGTGGTGGTATGTTGATGTTCCCTAAGTTTGGTGTGACCAAGAGATTGCCCCGTGGTCGACCACCCAAAAGACCTTTTCAGG ACTACATGTTAGATATGGAGGAGACCAGTGATGAGGAGTTAGATGATGATCCTAAAGATGACAATGCAACGACAACTGAAGATCATCTTGATGATGGATATGAGGAGGATGAGAGTGATGAAGAAGTGCCTTCTGAACAAGCTGAACTGGTGAAGAGAATCAAACAATTAAAGGAG AAATTTGTTCTACTACGTACTGTCATCAGCAATGCTTCACAGTCGGTGCGTACCTTTTCACTTGGTTCTGACCGCTATACACGATCCTACTGGTTCCTGCCCAACTCGGGTGGTATATTTGTTGAGGGCATGGACTCTTCTACTTTAAGTATAAAGAAGAAGGCACAAAAGCTGTCTGTAATAGAAGAAGGTAGTGCAGGCATTAATCCTGTTGGGAGTAAACGGAAACTATCTGTTAAAGCTGAGCATTGTGACGATGATGATGTATTTGAAAAACCCGTAAAGAAGATGAAAGAGAATGAAACTGAAGCAGCATCAACAAGCCTACCTCTAATGTCTGATGCTTCTTGTCAGACTAATCCTCACAATGAAGTCACCTTAAATCATTCATATTCTCCTACATCCAGCCCCTCCCCTCTATCTACATGTAATGAGCCACACCCCTCCAGCAGTAATGACTGCACACCCCAGTCCAAATCAGCTCACAcaaaatcaccccagccaatgaGAAGCTGCGTCATAACTGGACACGGCTCCCAAAGCCCAGAAGCAACTAGAGACAGATCAGTAGATCGAGTAACAGAGAGCAATACACAGCGTAGTACTCCAACTGAAGAAGCAGCTGATGCACAGAATGCTCAGAACTCAATGTATGTTGATGCCCAACCAACTGTAGCATACCTCTCCAATGGTCAATTAGTATATTCTACGATGCCACAAGGATCAGTACAATATGTTGTACCCCACCAGGGAGGAAGCTACATGCTCCAGGAGCAGCCTCAGATACAGACGGGACAGTTGATACAAGGACCGGATGGTGTGCAATATTTAGCAGTGCACCCTCAGAACAACATGATGACTCAGGCTTACATCCAGATGGAGAATGGCGAGCAACAGTTATGTATGGTTACTAATGGAGGAGTGGCTAATGATGGTACTGTTGATGATGGTAATATCTACACCATGAGTGTACCTCCTATGGAGGCTATGAACAATGAGATAGAGTCATTGCCTTATAGAAAGGATATTTTGCTATTAATGCTTGAGATGCCTGTCCTCCGTCAGCCGGCTAAAGAAGAGAAAGATACTGGACCATCTTTGGGAGAACTACTAGCACATGTTGACCCTA ACATCACAAATGGATGGAAGCAAATTATGTCAGTGACAGAACTGGAAGAGTTCACCAAAAAACTATGTCTCAG GGGATATCGGGAGAAGCATTTGTTTCGGTCACTCACTAAACACAAAGAAATAATCACCAAGACACTGAAGGAAAAGGAGATTGATGAAACAAATCCTTGTGATGGAGAGGAGCCACTAACTGACCAGTACACTATCCCTGATCAGAAGATGTCGCCTATGAGACAGAGAAGTTGTTCAGTAGACTCAGAGCCGATGCTCACAATTGATGATAGTGAGGTAGATGTTGAGGGCGATGTCAATGATGTGGCAGTGAAGTCAGAGTTGAGAATATTAGAGCTTGCTGAACAACTTGAGGAACGTCTGTTTGTAGCATTCCTTCACTCCAAG GGTGCTGAGCAGAGTGAACCGATCGTGGAGAAGCTTAAACAAGAGTTTAGAG GAGGTGAAATGGCATCGTTGCGTCCACTGTACAAGGCAATCAACTGTATCATGAAAGTTGAGGCAATTCTTGACAGGAAATTCCTTAAGCCACCATTTAGAGAGACGATCAAACCTCCAGGACCTG GTCGTCGACCATTGAAGAAGGAAGGGCCAAGACTTAATGATACTGATACAGCTGAATTGAAGGCATGGCAAGAGGCTGTTTTGTCCTGTCAGACTGCCAGCCAGTTGGCAGTCTGTATGAACCTCCTTGATAAGAGGATCATTGCTTGGGAGAAGTCAACTACAAAGTTGTTCTGCTCCGAGTGTCGTCGTGGGGACAATGAGTCACTATTGCTACTTTGTGATGGCTGTGATAAAGGGAGGCATACCTACTGCTGTACT CCCAACCTTGAGGAGGTGCCTGCTGGAGACTGGTATTGTCCTGACTGTGTTGATGCT GGAAGTCGAGTATGCTCCATATGTGATAACAAAGGGAACTTCCTAATCCAGTGTACTGTTTGTTCGCAAACCTTCCACAAACACTGTCTCATTATCCCTCCTAAAAA GGACTGTGTACGTATTTGGAAGTGTCCCCAATGCAAGAAG CACCTAAGAAAGAACAAAGCATCTAAAGCTCCTGAGCCATCTGTTGCGGAGTCAGAGTATCCCAGCAAGAAGAGAAGCCACAAAGAGGAAACCAACTTGTGCAGAACAATTTTACGTCTCATGTTAAGACATGAAGATGCTTTACCCTTCCTCACTCCTGTGGATAAGAAGAAG TTTCCAGGGTACTTCAAAGTGATTACACACCCAATGGACTTTAAAACTATGAAACAAAAACTGGACAGTAATAA GTATCCTAATAAGGAGTCGTTTGTAGCTGATGCTCAACTAATCTTTGCTAATTGTGAATATTACAATGAAGATGATTCTGAG ATTGGAAAGCTGGGCCACCGGATGAGAGCATTCTTTGAGAAGAAGTGGGCTGAGCTCCTTCGAAGTTCTTAG